In one Enterobacteriaceae endosymbiont of Donacia sparganii genomic region, the following are encoded:
- the hisH gene encoding imidazole glycerol phosphate synthase subunit HisH yields MKIVILDTSCGNFYSLKTTIKKIGFNSEITNKKDVILNADKIFLPGVGSANSIIKKLKNDNLIKLIQNCKKDILGICLGMQILGKYSEENNGISTLGILDYFSQLMNNKHIPVPHMGWNKVNNIKSSPLFNNINKNSYFYFSHSYKVNINDYTVATTNYDNIFSSVIQKKNFFGVQFHPERSGINGIQLIKNFLKI; encoded by the coding sequence TTGAAAATTGTTATTTTAGATACATCTTGTGGTAATTTTTATTCTTTAAAAACTACTATAAAAAAAATAGGATTTAATTCTGAAATTACAAATAAAAAAGATGTAATTTTAAATGCTGATAAAATTTTTTTACCAGGAGTAGGTTCAGCAAATTCTATAATTAAAAAATTAAAAAATGATAATTTAATAAAATTAATTCAAAATTGTAAAAAAGATATTTTAGGGATATGTTTAGGTATGCAAATTTTAGGTAAATATAGTGAAGAAAATAATGGAATTTCTACATTAGGAATTTTAGATTATTTTTCTCAATTAATGAATAATAAACATATACCAGTTCCTCATATGGGCTGGAATAAAGTAAATAATATAAAATCATCGCCATTATTCAATAATATTAATAAAAATTCTTATTTTTATTTTTCACACAGTTATAAAGTTAATATTAATGATTATACAGTAGCTACTACTAATTATGATAATATTTTTAGTTCTGTTATTCAGAAAAAAAATTTTTTTGGAGTACAATTTCATCCAGAAAGATCAGGAATTAATGGTATACAATTAATTAAAAATTTTTTAAAAATATAA
- the hisB gene encoding bifunctional histidinol-phosphatase/imidazoleglycerol-phosphate dehydratase HisB, with translation MLKKILFIDRDGTLISEPKNNYQIDHINKLFFEKNVIITLSALKKLSYLFVIITNQDGLGSKSFSHKSFNIPHNFMINIFKSQNIEFENIFICPHYSYDNCLCRKPNLTLLKPYLNNNLDKKNSYVIGDRLTDIELAKNIGIQGILYNKKICNWLDILTKLTPIKRYAIIKRITKETTINVELLLNKKGKNIINTGINFLNHMLEQIAIHGGFLLNIYSKGDLFIDDHHTIEDIAIALGQAFSKALGNKRGINRFGFFLPMDESLAQCSLDLSGRPYLQYYVNFKYQKIGDLSTEMIKHFFYSLSYSMSCNIYLKATGENDHHKVESLFKAFGCSLKKAIKIVNNIIPSSKGVLN, from the coding sequence ATGTTAAAAAAAATACTTTTTATAGATAGAGATGGAACTTTAATATCTGAACCTAAAAATAATTATCAAATTGATCATATTAATAAATTATTTTTTGAAAAAAATGTTATTATTACATTATCAGCTTTAAAAAAACTTTCTTATTTATTTGTAATAATTACAAACCAAGATGGTTTAGGAAGTAAATCTTTCTCTCATAAATCTTTTAATATTCCCCATAATTTTATGATTAATATTTTTAAATCACAAAATATAGAATTTGAAAATATTTTTATTTGTCCTCATTATTCTTATGATAATTGTTTATGTCGAAAACCAAATTTAACATTATTAAAACCATATTTAAATAATAATTTAGATAAAAAAAATAGTTATGTTATAGGTGATCGTTTAACTGATATTGAATTAGCAAAAAACATTGGTATTCAAGGTATTTTATATAATAAAAAAATATGTAATTGGTTAGATATTTTAACAAAATTAACACCAATAAAAAGATATGCTATAATAAAAAGAATAACAAAAGAAACTACAATAAATGTAGAATTATTATTAAATAAAAAAGGTAAAAATATTATTAATACTGGAATTAATTTTTTAAATCATATGTTAGAACAAATAGCAATACATGGAGGATTTCTTTTAAATATTTATAGTAAAGGAGATTTATTTATTGATGATCATCATACTATAGAAGATATTGCAATAGCATTAGGACAAGCTTTTTCTAAAGCTCTTGGTAATAAAAGAGGTATTAATAGATTTGGTTTTTTTTTACCAATGGATGAATCATTAGCTCAATGTTCATTAGATCTATCTGGTAGACCATATTTACAATATTATGTAAATTTTAAATATCAAAAAATTGGTGATTTAAGTACAGAAATGATTAAACATTTTTTTTATTCTTTATCATATTCTATGTCATGTAATATATATTTAAAAGCTACAGGAGAAAATGATCATCATAAAGTTGAAAGCTTATTTAAAGCATTTGGATGTTCTTTAAAAAAAGCTATAAAAATTGTAAATAACATTATTCCTAGTTCAAAAGGAGTTTTAAATTGA